A single region of the Hemiscyllium ocellatum isolate sHemOce1 chromosome 21, sHemOce1.pat.X.cur, whole genome shotgun sequence genome encodes:
- the LOC132825670 gene encoding small ribosomal subunit protein uS19-like, translated as MADQVEQKKKRAFRKFTYRGVDLDQLLDMSHEQLMQLYCAHQQRRVNRGLHCKQQSLLKRLRKAKKEAPPMEKPEIVKPHLRDMVILLEMVGSMVGVYNVKTFNQVEIKPEMIGHYLGEFSITYKPVKHGRPGIVATHSSRFIPLK; from the coding sequence ATGGCTGACCAAGTAGAACAGAAAAAGAAGAGGGCTTTCAGAAAATTCACCTACAGAGGTGTTGACCTGGATCAGCTCCTTGATATGTCCCATGAACAGCTGATGCAGTTGTATTGTGCTCATCAGCAGAGGCGTGTGAACAGAGGCCTGCACTGTAAGCAGCAGTCCCTTCTGAAAAGGCTGCGCAAAGCCAAAAAGGAAGCTCCTCCAATGGAGAAACCAGAAATCGTCAAGCCTCACCTCAGGGATATGGTTATCCTCCTAGAGATGGTTGGTAGTATGGTGGGTGTGTACAATGTCAAAACCTTCAACCAGGTTGAAATCAAGCCTGAAATGATTGGCCATTACCTTGGCGAGTTCTCCATCACCTACAAGCCTGTGAAGCACGGCAGACCTGGTATCGTTGCCACTCACTCCTCCAGATTCATTCCTCTGAAGTAA